A region from the Mya arenaria isolate MELC-2E11 chromosome 2, ASM2691426v1 genome encodes:
- the LOC128202749 gene encoding collagen alpha-1(I) chain-like, which produces MTTRLILLLALATLAYAGVQDKISDLREQIRQLQTSVDEDHAFLVEYMDRVARLEQVFDDMKAERAELREKRHVMMAPMMGGKMMGGKMVGGKMVAAPVYMGPDVVHTSEIPVGPPGPNGPPGQPGRPGREGPRGNNGDKGVKGSQGTRGPPGPYGNPGVDGAPGPIGPTGIPGEDGFAGFPGTRGDWGDEGLQGVDGVDGRVGQKGVMGHMGFMGAFGWQGPKGHRGSMGDPGRPGLRGVEGAIGVRGPPGRAGPKGYQGEVGASGGHGNPGSKGSNGDQGPTGENGARGFPGPAYPVFYAGALGGYPKNPAAPRYVYAPQTGQSKMGAPVKYGPVYAAASHSTKYQAQAALLRDPRERKG; this is translated from the exons ATGACAACTCGACTTATATTGCTACTGGCTTTGGCTACCCTGGCGTATGCCGGCGTTCAGGACAAG ATCTCTGACCTCCGAGAGCAGATCCGGCAATTGCAAACGTCTGTGGATGAGGATCATGCGTTCCTCGTGGAGTACATGGATCGTGTCGCCAGGCTCGAGCAAGTCTTCGATGACATGAAGGCAGAACGCGCTGAACTTC GTGAGAAGCGCCACGTCATGATGGCCCCGATGATGGGAGGCAAGATGATGGGCGGCAAGATGGTTGGCGGCAAGATGGTGGCGGCCCCCGTCTACATGGGGCCTGACGTCGTCCACACCTCCGAGATACCGGTGGGCCCACCAGGACCGAATG GTCCTCCAGGCCAACCAGGTCGACCGGGACGTGAAGGTCCTCGCGGAAACAATGGCGACAAGGGGGTGAAGGGTTCACAGGGAACCCGGGGTCCACCAGGTCCCTACGGAAACCCAGGCGTAGACGGCGCACCCGGACCTATTGGACCAACAGGGATCCCAGGTGAAGATGGTTTCGCTGGCTTCCCCGGAACCCGGGGAGACTGGGGCGATGAGGGACTGCAGGGCGTGGATGGAGTCGACGGCCGCGTTGGACAAAAGGGAGTAATGGGACACATGGGTTTCATGGGAGCCTTCGGATGGCAAGGCCCCAAGGGACATCGTGGATCGATGGGAGATCCGGGGCGGCCGGGGCTGAGGGGAGTCGAGGGCGCCATCGGAGTTCGCGGACCACCAGGACGTGCAGGACCCAAGGGATACCAGGGCGAAGTTGGCGCTTCTGGAGGTCATGGTAATCCTGGATCCAAAGGTAGCAACGGGGACCAGGGCCCTACGGGTGAAAATGGAGCGCGTGGATTTCCAGGACCTGCTTATCCAGTATTTTACGCTGGCGCTCTGGGAGGCTACCCAAAGAATCCCGCGGCTCCCCGTTATGTTTACGCCCCGCAGACCGGGCAGTCGAAAATGGGGGCACCGGTGAAGTACGGCCCTGTGTATGCGGCAGCGTCCCACTCGACTAAGTACCAGGCCCAGGCTGCCTTGCTCAGGGACCCGAGGGAGCGGAAGGGCTAA